The Pedococcus dokdonensis region GTCCTCCTTCTCGGTCCAGGCGCCGAGCTTGGTGGAGCCCGGGTGCAGCTGCCACTCGTCCTCGCCGAGCTCCTTGACGACCTTCTTGACCCGCTTGATGTCGTCGTCGTCGGTGAAGTGCGCGCCGAGCGTGCAGCAGCCGTCGTCCGGCCGGTCGGCGTAGATGCCCTGGCACCCGCTGCCGAAGATGCACGTCCAGCTCGACGTCAGCCAGGTGAGGTCGCAGCGGAACCGCTGCCCGGAGTCGGCGGGGTCGGTGAACTCCACCCAGATACGGGCGGTGTCGAGCGGGGTCTCTGGCACGTCGGTCACCCTACGTCGTGCGTTGCCACTCCTAGGGTTCAGCCCGTATGCCGGTCTGTCGCCGACGCCGCCACGTCACTACTGCGGCGATCACCAGCAGCAGGACGACCGCGGCCACCCAGTTGAGCCGGGTCAGGTCCTGCACGGCGTCGTCCAGCCGGAGTGCCCGCCCGTAGCCGGACTTCGCCGGGTCGCCGGCCTGACCGAGCGAGCTCAGCCCCAGGGGGACCAGCAGGAGGGCCGGCACCGCGAGCAGGGCCAGCCCCCACCGCGACCCCAGCAGCAGGCCCAGGACGACGAGCAGGAGCACCGGCACCAGCGCGGTGAGGGAGACCATGCCCGACTCGAGGTAGCGGTCGCGCGAGGCGGTCTCGCCGAAGAACGGCGCGGTGTTGATGGCCGCCGCGAAGACGGTCCAGGCGAGCAGGCACCACCCGAGGAGGACCACCAGCGCGGTGACCGGCCAGACCGGCCCCCGCTCCCGACGGGCTGCCGGACGACCTGGCTCGCCCGGCCCGGTGGCGCCCGAGGGGGCGCGCGCGGAGGTGACGTCGGCGCCTTCGGTGTCGGACGGCATACGCCCCAGCCTCTCCCGGCCGACAGGATTCGGCCAGTTGCCCGCTTCGTGAGCCGTCGTGCCACGGGAAGCCCACCCCGCCCTGTCGCACACTCATGCAAAAGGCGAGTTAGCGACGGTGTCAGCGGCGCTAACTCGCCTTTTGCATGGGATAGCGACGATGTCAGCCAGCCCCGACTGCGACCGCGACCGGCCCGGTCGGGTCGAACTGCTGCGGTATCGGGGCCGGCTGGCGCCGCGGCGAGGTGATGGTCCGCTCGCTGCGGCCGTCGACCTCGAGCGTGCCGCGCGACAGCGTGGCGGTGACGTGCACCGCCGTGGCTCCCGGGTGGTCGACCGCGTCGACGGTGACCGAAAGCACGCCGTCGACGACGGTGCCGCGACCCACGAACCCGACCTCACCGGTCGGGCGGGCCACCGTCACCGCCAGGCCGTCGCCGTCCGGTCGGGTCAGGACGACCCACCGCACGAACGTCGTGCCCATCGACTCGTTCACCCCGAGCAGGGTGCCTGCGATGCCCGGTGCGGACGCCAGTGAGTCGACGTCCTTGCCGGCCAGCACGACGTGGGTGCGGTCGCCGCAGCTGAACGCCCCGACGGCGGACGCGTCGTCCGGCACCAGTGCGGCCCACGGCAGGTCAGCCCGCGCGCGGGTGCGGGCGACGGGCAGGTCGACCGTCTTGACCCGCGTCTTCAGGCGGCCCCCGACGGGCAGGACCTGGGCGTCCTCGCCCGGCAGCCGCAGCGTGGCGTCCTCCGGGTCGAGGGTCGCGCCGACCCGGTGCGCCAGCAGCCGCGCGGAGGCCGCTGCCTGGGCCGCGGCGAGCGGCCAGTCGGCGCGCACCGCCGCGCCCCGCAGGCGCTTGACGTCGGCCCGGCCACCGAGGTTGGTGAGCCCGGCTGCCGCGGCAGCGAGGAGCTGCCCGTCGGCGCCGCGGTCGGCCACCTTGCGCAGGGCCCGCACCGACACGTCGGACTGCACGTGGGCCAGACCCTTGGCGGCGGCGACCCGCACCTGTGCTTCGGCGTGGTCGGTGACGACCTTGGCGAGGGCGGTCACGGCACGACGTCCGGCGACCTTGTCCGGGGCGACGGCTGCGGCCTCGGCGAGGATGGCGACCGCCGCAGCCGGCGTCAGCGTGGTGGGTTTGCCGGCGAGGGCGGCGATCGCCCCCGTCACGGTGCGGTCCTTCGCGGACCCGATGATGACTGACATGGCTGCTCCTAGCAGGGGTTCTTCATGCGGCAGTGGTCACGCATGTTGTCGGCCTCGGACGTGGTGATGACGCCCCCGTTGGGGATCGTCGGGTTCATCAGGGCGGTGCCGTTGGTGCGGTGGCTCAGACCCAGGTAGTGACCCAGCTCGTGCGCGGTGCCGAAGTCGGAGACCCCGCCGCCCGCATTCATCTCGACGACGCTGCCGTCCATGCCCTTGGCGTCCTTGTCGCACGGGCCGTCGACCCGCGAGAGGCCGGCGGTGCTGCCGACGTACATCCGGACGAAGAACAGGTCCAGTGCGTCGTTCGGGACGGTCCACTCGTCGGTGAGGCTCTCGGCCTCGCCGTCGGAGTTGATCACGTCCCGGCCGGCCGCAGCTGCCGTGGAGATGACGAAGTGCTGGATCCGGCCGACGCCCATGGACCTTCCGGCCGCGGCATACAGGTCCCTGGTCTTCGCGATGGCGCGGTCGATCTCGACGGCGTCGTTGAATGTGAACTGGTCGGACCCGACCTGGATGCAGTTCACGTGGACGAACTTGCTGCCGAGGCGGTCGAGCTGCTGCCTCAGGGAGACCGGCACCGAGTTGGTGAGCTGTCCCATGAAGCTGCGACGCACCGACAGCGGCGACGTCGCGATGCCGATGCAGGCAGCGCGCTGGCGGAGGCTGACCACCCGTCAGCCCTCGAGCTTCCTGGCCTCGAGCTTGGTGATCTTGCCCTCCAGGCCCTTGATGAGCTCGCTGTAGCGGTGCAGCGTCTCCTCGATGGTGAGGTGCCCGAACGGGCTGTTCACCGTGAGCGTCCCGTTCACCGTCACGGCGCCGTTGAGCCTGACCGGGCCGTTGATGGTGACGCCGCCCGGGTAGTCGTGGGCCCAGTTGACGGTGAGGCCGTCCTCGAAGTCGTGGACGAGCGCGCGCCGCCACGGCTTGGAGTCCTTGCGGCGGGGTGCGTGGTCGAGGACGACGTCGGCCTGGTGACACGTCAGCCGGAAGCCCTCGATGGTGACGCCACCGGGGTAGTCCGAGTCCCAGTTCAGGGTCATGCCGTCGGTGAAGTCGTGGACGATCGCCCGACGCTGGCCGGAGCCGTTCGAGCGGCGGCTCGGCGCGTCGATCACGACGTCGTTCGCGGTGGTCTTGAAGACGTCGCCCTCGGCGGTCGTGGTGTTGCCGTCCAGGCGCAGGTCTGCATCCATCGTGTGGTTCCCCCCTTGTTCGACGGGACCCCGACGGCCCCGCCCCCGAGGGAAGGAGGCGGCACCGGCCCCGCTGATACCTCGCGCCTCGCACCGCACCGGGCGCCCGCGACGGCAACGGCGAGGGGCCGTGGCGATAGCGTGCAGCCATGCGCCTCGGGGTCATCGACGTCGGCTCCAACACGGTCCACCTCCTTGTCGTCGACGCCCACCGCGGCGCGCAGCCCCTGCCCGCGACGTCGCACAAGATCGAGCTGCGGCTGTCCGAGCACGTCACCGACTCCGGTGACATCTCCGAGGCGGGGGAGGTGGCACTGACCGGTTTCATCGACGAGTGCCTCGGCGTCGCGGAGGACCAGGGCGTCGAGGACGTGCTGGCCTTCGTCACCAGCGCGATCCGCGAGGCGCCGAACGGCGAGGACGTGCTGGCCAGGGTGCGCGCCGCGACGGGAGTCGCTCTCCAGGTGCTGTCGGGGGAGGACGAGGCGCGCCTCACCTTCCTCGCGGCCCGCCGCTGGTTCGGCTGGTCCAGCGGGACGCTGCTGGTGGTGGACATCGGTGGGGGCTCCCTCGAGCTCGCAGCCGGCATGGACGAGGAGCCCGACGCCGCCGTCTCGCTGCCGCTCGGCGCCGGCCGCCTGACCCGCGACCTGCTCCCCGGTGACCCGCCCGGACCCGACGTGGTCCGTGAGGCCCGCCGGGTCATCCGTCAACGGCTCGCCGCCGCCGTGCGACCCCTCGCCAAGGCGGGCGCTGCCGACCGTGCGGTCGGCACCTCCAAGACGATGCGCTCCCTCGCCCGCGTCACCGGCGCCGCGCCCAGCAGCGAGGGCCCGTATGCCGCGCGCAGCCTCGAGCGCGCCGCGCTCGCCACCCTGGTCACCGACCTCGCGGGGATGTCCGTCCGGGAGCGGGCCGGACTGTCCGGGGTCTCGGCCAGCCGCTCACCCCAGCTGCTCGCCGGCGCGCTCGTCGCCGAGGCGGCGATGGACCTGCTCGACCTGGAGCGGCTGGAGATCTGTCCGTGGGCGCTGCGCGAGGGCGTCATCCTCAGCAGGCTCGACACGATGGGCTGAGACGCCCTCGCTAGGCTCGGGGCATGGCTGGAGCGGTGTCGATCCCTGGGGCCACGGTGGCTCTGTCGACCGCCTCGGTCTACCCCGACACGTGCGCAGCCGCCTTCGCCACTGCGGCGCGGCTGGGTTACGACGCCATCGAGGTGATGGTCTTCACCGACCCGGTCTCGCAGGAGGCGGGTGCCCTGGCGGCACTGTCCCAGCTGCACGGCATACCCATCGTGTCGGTGCACGCCCCCACGCTCCTGCTGACGCAGCGGATCTGGGGCCCCGACCCCTGGACCAAGGTCGACAACTCCATCGCCCTGGCCCGAGAGGTCGGGGCGTCGACCGTGGTGCTGCACCCGCCGTTCCGCTGGCAGAAGGAGTACGCCAGCGAGTTCGTCGAGGGGGTGGCGCTGCGCGAGCACGAGACCGGGATCGCGCTCGCGGTCGAGAACATGTTCCCGTGGCGGGCTCGCCAGCGGGAGTTCGAGGCCTACCTGCCGCACTGGGACCCGGTGCCGCAGCCCTACGACCACGTCACCCTCGACCTGTCGCACACCTCCACCGCCGGCTCCGACGCCATGGCGATGGCCGCCGCCCTCGGGCCCCGGCTGCGGCACGTCCACCTGGCCGACGGCCTCGGTTCGCTCAAGGACGAGCACCTCGTGCCGGGGCGGGGCAGCCAGCCCTGCGCCGAGTTCCTCGAGCTGCTCGCGCTGAAGCGGTTCTCGGGGTCGGTCGTCGTCGAGGTCGGCACGCGCAAGCTCACCCCCGAGCAGCGTGAGGTCGACCTGGCCGAGGCGCTCGCGTTCGCCCGGCTGCACCTCGCCACCGCCTCGACGGCCGATGCCTCATGAGCCCGCGTGGGCGGCGGCCGGGTGGCGCGGACACCCGGCAGGCGATCGTCGAGGCGGCCCGCGTCGACTTCGCCGAGCAGGGCTATGACGGCACGTCGCTGCGGGGGATCGCGCGCCGGGCCGAGGTCGACCCGGCGCTGGTGCACCACTACTTCGGCGGCAAGCCGCAGCTCTTCGCGGCCGTCATGGACATCCCGGTCGACCCGTCGGCGCTGATCGGTGCGGTGCTCGCCGGGCCGCGCGACCGGATCGGCGAGGCACTGGTGCGCACCTTCCTGCGGGTCTGGGACGACGAGGCCGGCCGGCAGCGGTTCCAGGCCCTGGTGCGGGCGGCGGTCACCCACGAGGAAGCCACCCGCATGCTGCGCGAGTTCCTGGTGCGAGAGGTGTTCGGGCGGGTGGTCCGCGAGCTGGCGACCGAGGGACCGGAGGAACCCTCCGGTGCCGACCAGCCGGCGCTGGAGGTCCGGGCGGGGCTGGCCGCCTCGCAGATGATAGGGCTGGCGATGATGCGCTACATCGTGGAGTTCCCCGCCGTGGTGGAGGCGACCCACGACGAGCTGGCCGCCCTGGTCGGGCCGACGCTCCAGCGCTACCTCGTCGGCTGACCCGACCCAGCGGCCCCGCCCCTTCTCCCCTCGGGGAAGGGGCTTGTCGGCGACCGCTCGGAGGGCTATATTCATCGCATGATGAAAAACGCCATCGAGATCGCGCACCTCCGGGTGGTCCGGGGGAGCCGCGAGGTGCTGCCCGACCTGTCGGTCACCGTCCCGGCCGGCCAGGTCGTCGGGCTGCTCGGCCCCAGCGGCAGCGGCAAGTCGACCCTGATCCGCGCCGTCGTCGGGGTCCAGGTCGTCGCCTCCGGCGACCTCACCGTGCTCGGGGAGCCGGCTGGCTCGCCCTCGCTGCGTCGGCGGATCGGCTACGTCACGCAGAGCCCGAGCGTCTACGACGACCTCTCGGTGCGGGCCAACGTCCGCTACTTCGCCAGCATCCTCGGGGCGGACGCCTCGGCCGCGGACGACGCGATCGAGGCCGTCGACCTCACCAGCCACGCCGACGCCCTGGTCGGCAACCTCTCCGGAGGCCAGCGCTCGCGGGTCTCGCTGGCGGCAGCCCTCGTCGGCGACCCCGAGCTCCTCGTCCTCGACGAGCCCACCGTCGGGCTCGACCCCGTGCTGCGTCGCGACCTGTGGGAGCTGTTCAACCGCCTTGCGGCGCAAGGGCGTTCGCTGCTCGTCTCGAGCCACGTCATGGACGAGGCGAGCCGCTGCGACCGGCTGCTTCTGCTGCGCGAGGGTCGGATCCTCGCCGACGACACCCTGCCCGCCCTCCTCGCCCGCACCGGCACCGACGACGCCGAGCAGGCCTTTCTCGCCCTGATCGACCGCGCTGCCCAGGAGGCACGATGAACGCCCACCGCACCCTCGTCACCGCCGGCCGGGTGCTGGCCCAGCTGAGGTCCGA contains the following coding sequences:
- a CDS encoding ABC transporter ATP-binding protein yields the protein MKNAIEIAHLRVVRGSREVLPDLSVTVPAGQVVGLLGPSGSGKSTLIRAVVGVQVVASGDLTVLGEPAGSPSLRRRIGYVTQSPSVYDDLSVRANVRYFASILGADASAADDAIEAVDLTSHADALVGNLSGGQRSRVSLAAALVGDPELLVLDEPTVGLDPVLRRDLWELFNRLAAQGRSLLVSSHVMDEASRCDRLLLLREGRILADDTLPALLARTGTDDAEQAFLALIDRAAQEAR
- a CDS encoding matrixin family metalloprotease, whose amino-acid sequence is MVSLRQRAACIGIATSPLSVRRSFMGQLTNSVPVSLRQQLDRLGSKFVHVNCIQVGSDQFTFNDAVEIDRAIAKTRDLYAAAGRSMGVGRIQHFVISTAAAAGRDVINSDGEAESLTDEWTVPNDALDLFFVRMYVGSTAGLSRVDGPCDKDAKGMDGSVVEMNAGGGVSDFGTAHELGHYLGLSHRTNGTALMNPTIPNGGVITTSEADNMRDHCRMKNPC
- a CDS encoding Ppx/GppA phosphatase family protein; translation: MRLGVIDVGSNTVHLLVVDAHRGAQPLPATSHKIELRLSEHVTDSGDISEAGEVALTGFIDECLGVAEDQGVEDVLAFVTSAIREAPNGEDVLARVRAATGVALQVLSGEDEARLTFLAARRWFGWSSGTLLVVDIGGGSLELAAGMDEEPDAAVSLPLGAGRLTRDLLPGDPPGPDVVREARRVIRQRLAAAVRPLAKAGAADRAVGTSKTMRSLARVTGAAPSSEGPYAARSLERAALATLVTDLAGMSVRERAGLSGVSASRSPQLLAGALVAEAAMDLLDLERLEICPWALREGVILSRLDTMG
- a CDS encoding sugar phosphate isomerase/epimerase family protein encodes the protein MAGAVSIPGATVALSTASVYPDTCAAAFATAARLGYDAIEVMVFTDPVSQEAGALAALSQLHGIPIVSVHAPTLLLTQRIWGPDPWTKVDNSIALAREVGASTVVLHPPFRWQKEYASEFVEGVALREHETGIALAVENMFPWRARQREFEAYLPHWDPVPQPYDHVTLDLSHTSTAGSDAMAMAAALGPRLRHVHLADGLGSLKDEHLVPGRGSQPCAEFLELLALKRFSGSVVVEVGTRKLTPEQREVDLAEALAFARLHLATASTADAS
- a CDS encoding TetR/AcrR family transcriptional regulator — translated: MSPRGRRPGGADTRQAIVEAARVDFAEQGYDGTSLRGIARRAEVDPALVHHYFGGKPQLFAAVMDIPVDPSALIGAVLAGPRDRIGEALVRTFLRVWDDEAGRQRFQALVRAAVTHEEATRMLREFLVREVFGRVVRELATEGPEEPSGADQPALEVRAGLAASQMIGLAMMRYIVEFPAVVEATHDELAALVGPTLQRYLVG